One Nitrospirota bacterium DNA segment encodes these proteins:
- a CDS encoding DUF3047 domain-containing protein has translation MMRFVLAALVGVLCLHVSWAGLEAQPAGQAVLEDFTAKDADGFPKEWKAQHGEGKARQSYVVQLDGTQPFLAVRKADQRIYKRNISWAPKAMPVLTWRWRLKVAPAGAEPIAAVFVSLDTDLMVIPVSNKYVWSSTKAKGTTTEGGMFGASEIILRSGPQPIGEWIEERVNVYEDFKRIHQHEPAGKAWGISLQGGPGVEVDFGSLTVSSP, from the coding sequence ATGATGCGGTTCGTGTTGGCGGCTTTGGTCGGCGTTTTGTGTCTGCATGTATCGTGGGCGGGGCTGGAAGCCCAGCCGGCCGGGCAAGCGGTGCTGGAAGATTTCACTGCGAAAGACGCCGACGGGTTTCCGAAAGAATGGAAGGCCCAGCATGGGGAAGGAAAGGCCAGGCAGAGTTATGTGGTGCAACTGGACGGCACACAGCCCTTCCTGGCCGTGCGCAAGGCGGATCAACGGATCTATAAAAGGAATATCTCATGGGCTCCGAAGGCCATGCCGGTGCTGACCTGGCGCTGGCGGCTGAAGGTGGCGCCGGCCGGGGCGGAGCCGATTGCGGCGGTGTTCGTGTCGTTGGATACGGATTTGATGGTGATTCCCGTGTCGAACAAATATGTGTGGAGTTCGACGAAGGCGAAGGGCACGACAACGGAAGGAGGGATGTTCGGAGCATCCGAGATCATCCTTCGGTCCGGGCCACAGCCGATCGGAGAATGGATCGAAGAACGCGTGAACGTTTACGAAGACTTCAAGCGTATCCACCAGCATGAACCGGCCGGCAAAGCCTGGGGCATTTCCTTGCAAGGCGGGCCCGGCGTAGAAGTGGATTTCGGTTCCTTGACCGTGTCGTCCCCCTAG
- a CDS encoding formylglycine-generating enzyme family protein has protein sequence MLETKFKIAFLLVVLAFTSFPVIGILRGTTPPPEAPHVPGEDSAPAPSASSQSDSSELPIPEEMAPIPAGPFLRGTKAGGYDEQPERTIYVDAFSIDRYEVTNAQYQAFVAATGHRKAAPPSRYAKNISRMKGINQPATYVSWEDADAYCRWKGKRLPTEAEWEKAMRGVDGRLWPWGTEPDQLAFNGGSTQDGFDVTAPVGSFKRDVSPFGVADGTGNVMEWVADWYGEEAYRDAVDRNPAGPEHGVFRVMRGGGYTSVGTDVRITSRSKMVPDFRDETIGFRCAVSGSGEVGVAKPTINRKS, from the coding sequence ATGCTGGAAACCAAGTTCAAAATCGCCTTTCTGCTGGTGGTCCTTGCCTTTACCAGTTTTCCCGTCATAGGGATTTTGCGAGGCACGACGCCGCCTCCGGAAGCTCCTCACGTCCCTGGAGAAGACTCGGCTCCGGCCCCCTCCGCATCCAGCCAGTCAGATTCCAGCGAGCTGCCGATTCCTGAAGAGATGGCCCCGATTCCAGCCGGCCCATTCCTGCGGGGCACCAAGGCGGGGGGCTATGACGAGCAGCCGGAACGGACCATATACGTAGACGCCTTCTCCATCGATCGATACGAAGTCACCAATGCGCAGTATCAAGCTTTTGTCGCTGCGACGGGCCATCGGAAAGCCGCGCCTCCGTCTCGCTATGCCAAAAATATCAGCCGCATGAAAGGAATAAACCAGCCTGCGACCTACGTGTCATGGGAAGACGCCGATGCCTATTGCCGGTGGAAGGGCAAGCGGCTGCCCACCGAAGCGGAATGGGAGAAAGCCATGCGCGGTGTGGATGGCCGGCTCTGGCCGTGGGGGACCGAGCCGGATCAGTTGGCGTTCAACGGAGGCTCGACTCAGGATGGGTTCGACGTTACGGCGCCGGTGGGATCGTTCAAGCGGGACGTCAGCCCGTTTGGCGTAGCGGATGGAACGGGGAATGTGATGGAATGGGTTGCCGATTGGTATGGGGAAGAGGCCTATCGCGACGCAGTCGATCGAAATCCCGCAGGCCCCGAACATGGGGTATTTCGAGTAATGCGGGGAGGCGGGTATACAAGTGTGGGGACGGACGTGCGGATTACCAGCCGGAGCAAAATGGTCCCTGATTTTCGCGATGAAACGATCGGCTTTCGTTGTGCGGTTTCCGGGTCTGGAGAGGTAGGCGTGGCTAAGCCGACAATAAACAGAAAATCATAG
- a CDS encoding c-type cytochrome encodes MVELIQAALDMGWPLLAFLACLLVYFQMSISDPVKKKQATFKTFIGMMAAFMLLMAIANYKINFFANSRLLPVSLAMITALAFMMGIYFTNIGALFKIGGFMFLVAAGLSGYGNWLPQVEGGFPPPEVKLDFGSMSSQQLADEGEKIIFGGIGQSKVQGAIGKGQCPLCHGFNEGFLSERAPNLWGVPDRAKTRLDDPRYHKGKPGDRDSEQKEAFPGSGTAETGQEYIAESHSCPSCFVVAGFGVKGTNDKQSPMPAIHKPPISLSLGELAAVDTWMYIREGKEAPSFEEITKAYEKFIPEADRPKQQEDKPAGAGGGVLATGEEPVDQIFQKATCVACHTIPGIAGAVGTIGPKLVEGTNAPTRIKDPAYKGTAKSTREYITESVINPSAYVVKGFPDNTMPKEFGKKLSAGALNKIVDYLSQLQEGKEPPKVS; translated from the coding sequence GTGGTCGAGTTAATTCAGGCAGCGTTGGACATGGGGTGGCCGCTTTTGGCCTTTCTCGCCTGCTTGCTCGTCTATTTTCAGATGAGCATCAGCGATCCTGTGAAAAAGAAGCAGGCGACGTTCAAAACGTTTATCGGCATGATGGCGGCGTTTATGTTGCTGATGGCCATCGCCAACTACAAGATCAACTTCTTCGCCAATTCGCGCCTCCTACCCGTCTCCCTGGCCATGATTACCGCGTTGGCCTTCATGATGGGCATCTACTTCACCAATATCGGGGCGCTCTTCAAGATTGGCGGGTTCATGTTCTTGGTGGCTGCTGGCCTCTCGGGGTATGGGAACTGGCTGCCCCAGGTGGAAGGCGGATTCCCTCCGCCTGAGGTAAAGCTGGACTTCGGGAGCATGTCGTCCCAGCAGCTGGCTGACGAAGGGGAGAAGATCATCTTTGGCGGGATCGGGCAGAGCAAGGTGCAGGGTGCGATCGGCAAGGGCCAATGCCCCCTCTGTCACGGTTTCAACGAAGGGTTCTTGAGCGAGCGAGCGCCGAACCTCTGGGGCGTTCCGGATCGGGCCAAGACCAGACTGGATGACCCACGCTACCACAAGGGTAAGCCGGGCGATCGTGACTCGGAGCAGAAGGAGGCGTTCCCTGGCTCTGGAACGGCTGAAACAGGACAGGAATATATCGCTGAGTCTCATTCCTGTCCGAGTTGCTTTGTTGTCGCCGGATTCGGAGTGAAAGGGACGAACGACAAGCAGAGCCCCATGCCGGCAATCCACAAGCCGCCCATCTCGCTCTCGCTGGGCGAATTGGCTGCCGTGGATACCTGGATGTACATTCGCGAAGGCAAGGAAGCGCCGTCCTTCGAGGAAATCACTAAGGCCTACGAGAAGTTTATCCCGGAGGCGGACCGTCCCAAGCAGCAAGAGGATAAGCCTGCTGGGGCTGGTGGTGGTGTGTTGGCGACGGGCGAGGAGCCGGTGGATCAGATCTTCCAGAAGGCCACCTGTGTGGCTTGTCATACGATTCCCGGGATCGCTGGCGCGGTGGGGACCATCGGTCCGAAACTGGTGGAGGGGACCAATGCCCCGACCAGGATCAAGGACCCTGCCTATAAGGGTACGGCCAAGTCGACGCGCGAATACATTACGGAATCAGTCATTAATCCCAGCGCATACGTGGTGAAAGGCTTCCCGGACAATACCATGCCCAAGGAGTTCGGTAAGAAGCTGAGTGCCGGTGCGCTGAACAAGATCGTGGATTACCTCTCCCAACTGCAAGAGGGGAAGGAGCCTCCCAAAGTATCTTAA
- a CDS encoding cytochrome c, producing the protein MKVLIGSVLGGLVVVLIALLAFGVLPATSLKLVEGFMPMQMLFELAVSVAIFAAMSYMLSAGGIQLPRFWQGILFWTYIILYLKFRVYPPIPFSVRAMYGTVSLIAVFMWMSSNEDDWKKFKQPIMNVLDANTGFHKGLRTAYLILLPILLWGFSYSSFLPNLDEPVELRTVHPAPPASTKVHGKTFVLQTSQNPYRVNPEGKYDQEYSNARIVEQAMGRLMKPDANPWDPKAEGYLKYVREGGEIFFQNCHFCHGDNLNGRGLHAFAFNPIPANFTDPGTIAQLQETFIFWRVSKGGIGLPNEGFPWASVMPPWEQHLTTDEIWKVVLFEYWHTGYYPRTWD; encoded by the coding sequence ATGAAGGTATTAATCGGGTCAGTGCTTGGAGGGCTGGTGGTTGTGCTGATTGCACTGCTGGCCTTTGGTGTCCTTCCAGCCACGTCCCTCAAGCTGGTGGAAGGGTTCATGCCGATGCAGATGTTGTTCGAACTCGCCGTTAGCGTGGCGATTTTCGCCGCGATGAGCTACATGCTCAGCGCGGGCGGCATCCAGTTGCCTCGGTTCTGGCAGGGGATTCTCTTCTGGACGTACATCATCCTGTACCTGAAGTTTAGGGTGTATCCTCCCATCCCCTTCAGCGTGCGCGCCATGTATGGCACCGTATCGCTGATCGCCGTGTTTATGTGGATGTCCAGCAACGAAGACGATTGGAAGAAGTTCAAACAGCCGATCATGAACGTGCTGGATGCTAATACCGGCTTTCACAAGGGGCTGCGCACGGCCTACCTGATTCTGCTGCCGATCCTCCTCTGGGGGTTCTCGTACAGCTCGTTCTTGCCGAATCTGGATGAGCCGGTCGAGTTACGTACGGTGCATCCGGCGCCGCCGGCCAGCACCAAGGTGCACGGGAAGACCTTCGTGCTTCAGACGTCCCAGAACCCCTACCGGGTCAATCCGGAAGGGAAATACGACCAGGAATACTCCAACGCCAGGATTGTCGAGCAAGCGATGGGACGGCTGATGAAGCCCGACGCCAATCCTTGGGATCCGAAGGCAGAGGGCTATTTGAAGTATGTGCGCGAAGGCGGGGAGATTTTCTTCCAGAACTGTCACTTCTGCCACGGTGACAATCTGAACGGACGCGGATTGCACGCCTTTGCATTCAACCCGATTCCGGCCAACTTCACCGATCCGGGCACAATCGCCCAGCTCCAGGAGACCTTTATCTTCTGGCGTGTATCAAAGGGTGGGATTGGGCTGCCGAACGAAGGATTCCCCTGGGCCTCGGTGATGCCGCCCTGGGAGCAGCACTTGACCACGGATGAGATTTGGAAAGTCGTTCTGTTTGAATACTGGCACACCGGCTATTATCCGAGAACTTGGGATTAA
- a CDS encoding c-type cytochrome, with protein sequence MLSGSAGVSIFAQEGGGVPEGFKKGELAPLPSAEMIEAGKRVYFTKCVWCHGVDGAGDGPAADRLWPRPRNFNQGTFKIRRTASGELPLFDAKKAVEAENDLFATVTHGLPGSAMPSWEGILTEEQRLQVLSFVTTQLIKDRKFDDKATETQTVLQLDEIKPIPVSKESLEKGAQLIVDKKCIECHGVTGRGDGNAFNLKDDWGFPIQPANWHKCWNFRGSRQDPYNIKNIFRTFSTGVSGTPMPSFADNTTVEERWHIANFVNSLCERDPEGNPLPIDPLTDKPKVNFVIRSGPVLEGEISDDPENEMWQKRERRIVLFGGQITHKPRNFVNRIDDVWVKSLYNDKNIVFLFQWDDRSKSVAEGKLPWQPTEVNVENYGVKEQAPKTGEGDSIAAQQSKYPVYNDAFAFQFPVKWQELPAPIKPRYLWGDQKYPVDIVKWEANGTIKAFTGTGWDQDFQDRDDYTEKLKVLKQEWKDGRWTLMVSRPIKEDYDEDTYFEMGKYIPTVFFAWDGHNGDAGRKMAVSAFYYTVLEPPIPRETYIYPTLIAIGVVILEGWVLTRRANKKKGKV encoded by the coding sequence ATGCTCTCCGGCAGCGCAGGGGTTTCAATCTTTGCGCAAGAAGGAGGCGGCGTCCCCGAGGGCTTCAAGAAGGGTGAGCTGGCGCCGCTCCCGTCCGCGGAGATGATCGAAGCCGGCAAGCGAGTCTATTTCACGAAGTGCGTCTGGTGTCATGGTGTGGATGGGGCTGGCGATGGGCCAGCCGCCGACCGACTCTGGCCTCGCCCGCGCAACTTCAACCAGGGGACGTTCAAGATCCGGAGGACCGCCAGCGGCGAGTTGCCGTTGTTCGATGCCAAGAAAGCGGTCGAGGCGGAAAACGACTTGTTCGCGACGGTGACCCACGGCCTCCCCGGATCGGCCATGCCTTCTTGGGAAGGCATTCTGACCGAGGAGCAACGGCTGCAGGTCTTGTCGTTTGTGACGACCCAGCTCATCAAAGACCGCAAGTTCGACGACAAGGCGACGGAGACGCAGACCGTCCTGCAACTCGATGAGATCAAGCCGATTCCAGTCAGCAAGGAGAGCCTGGAAAAAGGCGCCCAGTTGATCGTGGACAAGAAGTGCATCGAGTGCCACGGGGTCACCGGGCGGGGGGACGGCAACGCGTTCAACCTGAAGGATGACTGGGGTTTCCCGATTCAGCCGGCTAACTGGCACAAGTGTTGGAACTTCCGAGGGAGCCGCCAGGATCCGTACAACATCAAGAACATCTTCCGGACGTTCTCCACGGGGGTGAGCGGCACACCGATGCCGTCATTCGCGGACAACACGACGGTCGAAGAGCGGTGGCACATTGCCAACTTCGTGAACTCGCTCTGCGAGCGGGACCCCGAAGGGAACCCGTTGCCGATCGATCCGCTGACCGACAAGCCGAAGGTAAACTTCGTGATCCGGTCCGGTCCGGTGCTGGAAGGGGAGATCTCCGACGATCCGGAGAACGAGATGTGGCAGAAGCGTGAGCGCCGGATCGTGTTGTTCGGCGGGCAGATCACGCACAAGCCGAGGAATTTCGTCAACCGGATCGACGACGTCTGGGTCAAGTCTCTGTACAACGATAAGAACATCGTGTTCCTGTTTCAGTGGGATGACCGATCCAAGAGCGTGGCCGAAGGGAAGCTGCCTTGGCAGCCCACCGAAGTGAACGTGGAGAACTACGGGGTCAAGGAACAGGCGCCGAAGACCGGCGAAGGGGATTCGATTGCCGCTCAACAGAGCAAGTATCCGGTTTACAACGACGCCTTTGCGTTCCAGTTCCCGGTGAAGTGGCAGGAATTGCCGGCCCCGATCAAGCCGCGCTACCTCTGGGGCGACCAGAAGTATCCGGTGGACATCGTGAAGTGGGAAGCCAACGGGACCATCAAGGCGTTTACAGGAACCGGCTGGGACCAGGACTTCCAGGATCGGGACGATTATACCGAGAAGCTCAAGGTCCTGAAGCAGGAGTGGAAGGATGGTCGCTGGACTTTGATGGTCAGCCGGCCCATCAAGGAAGACTATGACGAAGACACTTACTTCGAGATGGGCAAGTACATCCCGACGGTGTTCTTCGCGTGGGATGGGCACAACGGGGATGCAGGCCGCAAGATGGCCGTTTCCGCCTTCTACTACACGGTCTTGGAGCCGCCCATTCCCAGAGAGACCTACATCTATCCGACCCTGATCGCGATCGGTGTCGTGATCCTGGAAGGGTGGGTGTTGACTCGTCGGGCCAATAAGAAAAAGGGTAAAGTCTAG
- a CDS encoding molybdenum cofactor guanylyltransferase, translating into MAHPLFFSAAVDVFTDMSSTIGQMTGLLLAGGKSRRMGRDKRFLELGGRTLLERSLTVLEGLFDEVIVSVAEPLPELKGLHARVVTDLIPDCATMGGLYSGLSSASHPRLFAAACDMPFLADSVIRRMADLGQGADVVMVRLANGLQPMHAIYSKACLPHLERMLHAKSLRVQDLVSISDLSVKILSEEDIRAADPQLLSFLNVNQPADLEFARKLFAGKQGAAREGS; encoded by the coding sequence ATGGCCCACCCCCTTTTTTTTTCTGCAGCAGTCGATGTGTTTACAGACATGAGTTCTACAATAGGGCAGATGACCGGTCTGTTGCTGGCCGGGGGCAAGAGCCGCAGGATGGGGCGGGATAAGCGGTTTCTTGAGCTCGGGGGGCGGACCTTGCTGGAGCGGTCCCTGACCGTACTGGAAGGTCTGTTCGACGAGGTGATTGTGTCTGTGGCCGAACCCTTGCCCGAGTTAAAGGGTTTGCACGCCAGAGTTGTGACCGATTTGATCCCGGATTGTGCGACGATGGGGGGGCTCTATAGCGGACTCTCTAGCGCGAGCCATCCGCGCCTATTCGCGGCAGCCTGTGATATGCCCTTTCTGGCGGATTCGGTGATCCGCCGTATGGCCGATCTTGGGCAGGGCGCCGATGTGGTGATGGTCCGCCTGGCGAACGGGCTCCAGCCCATGCATGCGATTTACTCCAAGGCCTGCCTGCCGCACTTGGAGCGGATGCTCCATGCTAAAAGTCTGAGGGTACAGGACCTGGTTTCGATTTCTGATCTCTCCGTGAAGATCCTTTCAGAAGAGGACATAAGAGCAGCAGACCCGCAGCTGCTCAGCTTCCTCAATGTGAATCAGCCGGCCGACTTGGAATTCGCCCGCAAGCTGTTTGCCGGGAAGCAAGGGGCGGCACGTGAGGGCTCATAA
- a CDS encoding glycosyltransferase family 9 protein — protein MRRSLLLIHPGALGDVLLALSAIRAIRAAFPTHECGLIAGEQVGRLLFACGEVDRLFPLEQGSLAGLLAGAELVASGLRSWLDKADLAMGWMKDAEGSLAATLYALGAGRVIIRSPFDAGCMNLHQADRHLEIVASMVGEERTARPLRLPEAILQAATASLAEAGVRKEQMLVAVHPGSGSPHKCCEPGWFVKLVAQLQALGAVPLLLAGPADTEQVQAIQRSCAASPLVFGGQELISVAALMAQVALYVGHDSGITHLAACLDVPTIALFGPTDPERWAPRGRHVEILSGAPCLCNEWNRVQTCTEKRCLQVPIEQVIESCLGGLRARAKSTSADQFRSSLSCHA, from the coding sequence ATGCGGCGATCTCTCTTGCTGATCCATCCCGGAGCTCTTGGAGATGTGCTGTTGGCCCTCTCTGCCATCCGCGCGATCCGGGCGGCTTTCCCGACGCACGAGTGCGGGCTGATTGCCGGAGAGCAAGTTGGCCGGTTGCTATTTGCTTGTGGGGAGGTGGACCGGCTGTTCCCGCTGGAACAAGGCAGTCTGGCCGGGCTGCTGGCTGGAGCCGAATTGGTGGCTTCAGGCCTGCGTTCCTGGCTGGACAAGGCTGATTTGGCCATGGGGTGGATGAAGGATGCAGAGGGGAGCCTTGCGGCGACCCTCTACGCTCTCGGGGCTGGGAGAGTTATCATTCGGAGCCCTTTTGACGCCGGCTGTATGAACCTGCACCAGGCGGACCGGCACCTTGAGATAGTCGCCTCGATGGTCGGTGAAGAGCGAACGGCAAGGCCGCTGCGATTACCGGAGGCTATTTTGCAAGCTGCCACGGCTAGTTTGGCAGAGGCGGGAGTCCGGAAAGAGCAGATGCTCGTAGCGGTGCATCCGGGCAGCGGGAGCCCTCACAAATGTTGCGAGCCCGGATGGTTTGTCAAACTGGTTGCGCAGTTGCAAGCTCTTGGCGCCGTACCGCTCTTGCTGGCTGGACCGGCTGATACAGAGCAGGTCCAAGCAATCCAACGGTCCTGCGCAGCATCGCCCTTGGTGTTCGGGGGACAGGAGTTGATCTCGGTGGCAGCATTGATGGCTCAGGTTGCTCTGTATGTCGGGCACGATTCGGGGATCACTCACTTGGCTGCCTGTTTGGATGTGCCGACGATCGCACTCTTCGGGCCGACCGACCCAGAACGATGGGCTCCCCGTGGCCGTCACGTCGAGATCTTAAGCGGAGCCCCTTGTCTCTGCAACGAGTGGAACAGGGTTCAGACTTGCACCGAGAAGCGTTGCTTACAGGTACCGATCGAACAGGTGATCGAGAGTTGTCTTGGAGGACTTCGGGCTAGAGCGAAAAGCACGTCCGCAGATCAGTTTCGCAGTTCCTTGTCTTGTCATGCCTGA